One genomic segment of Ricinus communis isolate WT05 ecotype wild-type chromosome 3, ASM1957865v1, whole genome shotgun sequence includes these proteins:
- the LOC8263886 gene encoding surfeit locus protein 1 produces the protein MSALTSISKTLTRVGAGGGGSVATLQMQLGPYSNALFCTLSAAAISQTPSTFTPQSQGVHVREKERISKWSKWLLFLPGTITFGLGTWQIFRRQEKIKMLDYRQKRLAVEPMKFDDISPSSEQLDTLEFRRVACKGVLDEKRSIFVGPRSRSISGVTENGYYVITPLMPIPNNPESVRSPILVNRGWVPRIWKERSLEISQDDEQPSLAAQKGERISWWKFWSKKQKVVEDQIPSLTSVEVVGVIRGSEKPSIFVPENVPMSGQWFYIDVPAVAHACGLPENTIYVEDISENISSSCPYPLPKDVNTLIRSSVMPQDHLNYTLTWYSLSAAVTFMAFKRLNPRRSWK, from the exons ATGTCAGCTTTAACTTCCATTTCCAAAACCCTAACAAGGGTTGGTGCAGGTGGTGGTGGAAGTGTTGCCACCCTTCAAATGCAATTGGGTCCTTACTCAAATGCATTGTTTTGTACTTTATCGGCCGCGGCCATCTCTCAAACACCTTCAACTTTCACTCCTCAATCTCAAG GTGTTCATGTgcgagaaaaagagagaatatcAAAATGGTCAAAATGGTTGCTTTTTCTACCTGGAACTATCACTTTTGGCCTTGGAACTTGGCAGATCTTTAGAAGGCAGGAGAAG ATCAAAATGCTGGATTATAGACAGAAGAGATTGGCAGTGGAGCCTATGAAGTTTGATGACATATCCCCATCAAGTGAACAATTGGATACTTTGGAGTTCAGGAGGGTGGCATGCAAAGGTGTTTTGGATGAGAAAAGATCAATCTTTGTTGGTCCACGTTCTAGAAGTATATCTGGAGTGACTGAAAATGGCTATTATGTCATTACACCCCTAATGCCTATCCCCAACAACCCTGAGAG TGTGCGGTCACCAATTCTGGTCAATAGAGGATGGGTCCCTCGTATTTGGAAGGAAAGGTCCTTAGAAATTTCACAAGATGACGAACAGCCTTCCTTAGCTGCCCAAAAGGGTGAAAGAATCTCGTGGTGGAAGTTTTGGTCCAAGAAGCAAAAAGTGGTTGAG GATCAAATTCCATCTCTCACTTCTGTAGAAGTTGTTGGAGTGATTCGAGGGAGTGAAAAGCCTAGCATTTTTGTTCCAGAAAATGTTCCAATGTCTGGCCAATGGTTCTATATTGATGTTCCTGCTGTTGCTCATGCTTGTGGACTTCCTGAAAATACCATCTATGTGGAAGACATCAGTGAAAATATTAGTTCATCATGCCCCTATCCTCTTCCGAAGGATGTCAATACCTTGATACGCAGTTCAGTCATGCCACAGGACCATCTCAACTATACATTGACATG GTATTCGCTATCTGCTGCTGTTACATTTATGGCTTTCAAGAGACTAAATCCACGGAGAAGCTGGAAATAG